In the Setaria italica strain Yugu1 chromosome VI, Setaria_italica_v2.0, whole genome shotgun sequence genome, one interval contains:
- the LOC101758170 gene encoding wall-associated receptor kinase 4 has product MRTPSRSRPLPTILLLILAGAASVIAEQDEQQPVTHPGCPDKCGNISIPFPFGLMPGCFREGFEVTCDHTFDPPRAFLADRDTNRITVTEHDESAVPDDSYRSYSYPNTSYCPIELMDVSVDRSQARVYGPITSGCSTNSTTYKLKDQVMMLGRLTSAGPFAVSEALNVVIGVGWRVGVTAGSSYTTSSTAVACRSELPAGRLEDARNGSCAGRGCCEAALRQENSYYGPVTNVAPGLRLEDSNALWKTNPCSYAMVVEKSGYNFSTLDLYGDKVLPGRFPKGVPVVLDFAIVGDAACPEKGRRPPPDYACVSNNSYCVNATVGQSGYALSYVCKCAEHYEGNPYIANGCQDIDECKFPDLYYCSTNGICKNRLGGYDCPCKPGMKGDGKLGHCAEKFPLVAKVIVGTTGCIFIIVVISLIFLLRKEKRKTREFYEKNGGPTLEKAKIIKLFKREELVPILKSSNRIGKGGFGEVYKGNIGNELVAVKKPIKGNLLEKEQFANEVIIQSQVIHKNIIRLIGCCLEVDTPLLVYEFLSNGSLDDILHGDGKKPLNLDIRLSIASESADGLAYMHSQTNTIILHGDVKPANILLDDKFVAKISDFGISRLIAREKQHTRYVIGDTSYMDPVYLQSGLLTEKSDVYSFGVVLLELISRKKTFDDNSLVNVFIEAHRRGERATELFDNEIAVAEDLELLQNLAGMAVECLNLDVDQRPAMTDIAHRLLIMNQSRNS; this is encoded by the exons ATGCGCACGCCCTCGCGATCCCGGCCGCTGCCAACAATCCTCCTACTCATTCTTGCTGGTGCAGCATCAGTCATTGCCGAACAAGATGAGCAGCAGCCGGTCACACATCCGGGCTGCCCCGACAAGTGCGGCAACATCAGCATCCCCTTCCCCTTCGGCCTGATGCCCGGCTGCTTCCGCGAGGGCTTCGAGGTCACCTGCGACCACACCTTCGATCCCCCTCGCGCCTTCCTCGCCGACCGCGACACCAACCGTATTACCGTCACCGAGCACGATGAATCGGCGGTCCCCGATGACTCATATCGATCGTACTCCTACCCCAACACTTCGTACTGTCCGATCGAGCTCATGGACGTGTCGGTCGATAGAAGCCAGGCACGGGTGTACGGACCGATCACATCCGGCTGCAGCACGAACAGCACCACCTACAAGCTGAAAGATCAGGTCATGATGCTCGGGCGCCTCACCTCGGCGGGGCCGTTCGCCGTGTCGGAGGCGCTCAACGTAGTCATCGGCGTCGGCTGGAGGGTCGGGGTCACGGCCGGCTCGAGCTACACTACCTCCTCGACGGCGGTCGCCTGCCGCTCGGAGCTCCCGGCTGGCCGCCTCGAGGACGCGAGGAACGGCTCGTGCGCGGGGCGTGGCTGCTGTGAGGCCGCCCTGCGCCAGGAGAACAGCTACTACGGGCCTGTCACCAACGTTGCGCCGGGGCTCAGGCTCGAGGACAGCAACGCCCTGTGGAAGACCAACCCGTGCTCCTACGCCATGGTGGTCGAGAAGTCCGGCTACAACTTCTCCACGCTGGACTTGTATGGCGACAAGGTGCTGCCGGGGAGGTTCCCCAAAGGCGTCCCCGTCGTGCTTGACTTCGCCATCGTTGGGGACGCCGCGTGCCCGGAGAAAggccggcggccaccgccggACTATGCGTGCGTCAGCAACAACAGCTATTGTGTCAACGCAACCGTCGGCCAATCAGGCTATGCTCTCAGCTATGTGTGCAAATGCGCGGAGCACTACGAGGGCAACCCTTACATCGCCAATGGATGCCAAG ACATCGACGAGTGCAAGTTTCCCGATTTATATTATTGCTCGACCAATGGCATATGTAAGAACAGACTGGGAGGCTATGATTGTCCGTGCAAGCCCGGAATGAAAGGCGATGGGAAATTAGGACACTGTGCAGAAAAGTTCCCCCTAGTAGCCAAGGTGATTGTGG GTACAACCGGCTGTATTTTTATCATCGTAGTTATATCATTGATATTTCTTCTACgcaaagagaaaaggaagaCGAGAGAGTTCTATGAAAAAAATGGTGGGCCAACACTAGAGAAAGCAAAAATTATAAAACTTTTCAAAAGGGAGGAGCTCGTGCCAATTTTGAAAAGTAGCAATCGTATCGGAAAAGGTGGTTTTGGTGAAGTTTACAAGGGCAATATTGGAAATGAACTAGTCGCAGTGAAGAAGCCGATTAAGGGTAATCTGCTAGAGAAGGAACAATTTGCGAATGAAGTTATCATCCAATCTCAAGTTATCCACAAGAACATTATTAGGCTCATAGGTTGTTGCCTGGAAGTTGATACTCCTTTACTAGTATATGAGTTTCTCTCCAATGGTAGCCTCGATGACATTCTTCACGGTGATGGGAAGAAGCCTCTGAACCTAGATATACGTTTAAGTATTGCTTCAGAATCAGCAGATGGTCTAGCTTACATGCATTCCCAAACAAATACTATAATCTTACATGGCGACGTTAAACCAGCAAATATACTTTTGGATGATAAGTTTGTCGCCAAGATCTCAGACTTTGGCATATCGAGGTTGATAGCGAGAGAGAAACAGCACACCAGATATGTAATCGGTGACACAAGTTATATGGATCCAGTATATCTACAATCAGGCCTCTTAACTGAAAAGAGTGACGTCTACAGCTTTGGAGTTGTGCTCCTGGAACTTATTAGTAGGAAGAAGACATTTGATGACAATAGCTTAGTGAATGTTTTCATTGAAGCTCATAGAAGAGGGGAGAGAGCAACTGAGTTGTTTGACAATGAAATTGCAGTAGCAGAAGATTTGGAGCTTCTTCAAAATCTAGCAGGAATGGCAGTTGAATGTCTCAACCTTGATGTGGATCAAAGACCAGCCATGACAGATATAGCGCACCGACTTCTCATAATGAATCAATCCCGTAATTCATAA